AAGGCGTTGAGCCGGTCCGGTCGATCGAGGGTGATCTCCATGACGCGGTCGACCACGCCGACCGAGATGTGGGTCGGGTGGCTCACTTGATGCCCCACTCCCCGGTGAACTCGACGTCCGTCTTGTCGGCGAAGGCCTTGAACGCAGCGGGCGCATCGACCGTCGCGTAGTTGACCGCCTGTGCCCGGGCCTCGGAGTCGAGTGCCTCCCGCATCGACTGGAGCACGCCCGCCTGAAGGAGGTCCTTGGCCTGCGCAAGGGCGATGGGTGGCATGGCCGCCAGGCGAGTTGCCAGATCCGCCACGAAGGCGTCCAGCTCGTCGGGCTGCGTGACCCAGGTGACGAGTCCGAGCTCGCGCGCCTCGTCGGGCGTGACGAACTCGGCCAGGTAGGCGAGCCGCTTGGCCTGCTGCAGACCCGCGAGACGGGGCAGGAGGAAAGAACCGCCGAAGTCGATGGTCAGGCCCCGCTTCGCAAAGATCTGGGAGAACTTCGCGTCCGCCGCGGCGACGACG
The DNA window shown above is from Janibacter sp. A1S7 and carries:
- a CDS encoding enoyl-CoA hydratase/isomerase family protein translates to MTATTEDPVLLSRDGAVATITLNRPHRKNAQTAEGWDRLYDHLRTVATDDSIRAVVLTGAGGAFCAGADISGVPGGHPLTRVRNISRTAEALYTLPTPVIARVEGAAVGAGWNLALCCDFVVAAADAKFSQIFAKRGLTIDFGGSFLLPRLAGLQQAKRLAYLAEFVTPDEARELGLVTWVTQPDELDAFVADLATRLAAMPPIALAQAKDLLQAGVLQSMREALDSEARAQAVNYATVDAPAAFKAFADKTDVEFTGEWGIK